One part of the Thermodesulfobacterium commune DSM 2178 genome encodes these proteins:
- a CDS encoding lytic transglycosylase domain-containing protein, which produces MRKREILLLSAINSKFFLLKLLIFFHFLFSYAQAHIYRCENPETGEVRYTNQEKLDAYYCQLYIREKPKNLNSKSSGPKFPYSPNYTKLPVEYETWFEKVAQAFSLDPALLKAIAKVESSFNPRAVSPKGAMGIMQLMPQTARLVGVEDPYHPLENLKGGAKYLRMLIDEFQDLSLALAAYNAGPEKVKLYRGIPPYPETQSYVKNVLYYYSIFKNKTLNN; this is translated from the coding sequence ATGAGAAAAAGAGAAATTTTATTACTTTCAGCAATTAACTCCAAATTTTTTCTTTTAAAATTACTGATTTTCTTTCATTTTCTTTTTTCTTATGCTCAGGCACACATCTATAGGTGTGAAAATCCTGAGACAGGTGAGGTCCGTTATACTAATCAGGAGAAGTTAGATGCTTATTATTGTCAACTTTATATAAGAGAAAAACCTAAAAACTTAAACTCTAAATCCTCAGGTCCTAAGTTCCCTTATTCTCCAAATTATACTAAACTACCGGTAGAATACGAGACCTGGTTTGAAAAGGTAGCTCAGGCATTTTCTCTTGACCCTGCACTTCTCAAAGCAATTGCCAAGGTTGAATCTTCTTTTAACCCAAGGGCTGTTTCTCCCAAAGGGGCTATGGGTATCATGCAACTTATGCCTCAAACCGCAAGGCTTGTAGGGGTTGAAGACCCTTATCATCCCTTAGAAAACCTTAAAGGTGGGGCTAAATACCTAAGGATGCTTATAGATGAGTTTCAGGATCTAAGTTTAGCCCTTGCAGCTTATAACGCAGGCCCAGAAAAGGTAAAACTCTATCGAGGAATACCTCCTTATCCAGAAACCCAAAGTTATGTAAAAAACGTATTATACTACTATTCTATTTTTAAAAACAAAACGTTAAATAATTAA
- the iorA gene encoding indolepyruvate ferredoxin oxidoreductase subunit alpha, which produces MHPILKGENCKKFLLGNEAIVRGAIESRVQVGAAYPGTPSSEIGNNLFQMQKDLAGLYFEFAVNEKVAMEIVGAASACGLRSITCMKHVGLNVASDAFMSLAYVGVEGGLVVVTADDPSCHSSQNEQDNRYYARLAQVPMFEAFDPHTAYVLTKEAFSLSEKFKLPVLLRTTTRVSHARGVVEVGAIPFDFYTTFKKGFFKKDPFRFVPVPAVARKQHKLLLEKLEELQNLASSFNFNQFIPKGKLGICASGVAVNYVIDALEDLGLQDEVSLLILTFTHPFPEKLALEFLSHVETCVVVEELEPYLEENLRALAYTHGLKTKILGKKEKLLPRYFEFTPTQVKEALANAFNLKRFTVEVPPFDFSDKLPARPPVLCQGCPHRETYKLIKEVLQEMGIEERTIYPTDIGCYTLGIQPPLNMADYLLCMGSSVGTPCGFDVATDQRVVAFIGDSTFFHAGLSPLVNAKFNKHKFTLVVLDNDTTAMTGHQPVPSQTIKSPIIQDHPTIPIQKIVEALDIPCVVINPYKKEEAKELVQPLLEKQELSVIIAKAPCILYKTKSQKGS; this is translated from the coding sequence ATGCATCCTATCTTAAAAGGTGAGAACTGTAAAAAATTTCTGTTAGGAAATGAAGCGATCGTTCGGGGGGCGATAGAGAGTCGTGTCCAGGTCGGAGCTGCCTATCCTGGGACTCCTTCGTCTGAGATAGGAAACAACCTTTTTCAGATGCAAAAGGATTTGGCCGGTCTCTATTTTGAATTTGCTGTAAACGAGAAGGTGGCTATGGAAATCGTTGGGGCTGCCTCTGCCTGCGGACTACGATCTATCACTTGTATGAAACATGTAGGGTTAAACGTGGCAAGCGATGCCTTTATGTCTCTTGCCTATGTAGGGGTGGAAGGGGGCTTGGTGGTGGTTACCGCAGATGACCCTTCTTGTCATTCAAGCCAGAACGAACAAGATAACCGTTATTATGCAAGGCTTGCTCAGGTGCCTATGTTTGAGGCCTTTGATCCTCATACTGCTTATGTCCTTACCAAAGAGGCTTTTTCCCTTTCAGAAAAGTTTAAACTACCTGTGCTTTTGAGAACTACTACCAGGGTATCTCATGCCAGAGGTGTGGTAGAGGTAGGAGCTATCCCTTTTGATTTTTATACAACCTTTAAAAAAGGATTCTTTAAAAAAGACCCCTTTAGGTTTGTACCTGTCCCTGCTGTTGCCAGAAAACAACATAAACTCCTTTTAGAAAAATTAGAAGAACTTCAAAACTTAGCCAGCTCGTTTAATTTTAACCAGTTTATACCCAAAGGGAAATTAGGGATCTGTGCCTCTGGGGTTGCGGTAAATTACGTAATAGATGCCCTCGAAGATTTGGGTCTACAGGATGAGGTTTCTTTACTTATCCTTACGTTTACCCATCCTTTCCCAGAAAAGTTAGCTTTAGAATTCCTTTCTCATGTAGAAACCTGTGTGGTGGTAGAAGAGCTTGAGCCCTATTTAGAAGAAAACTTGAGAGCTCTTGCTTATACTCATGGTCTTAAAACCAAGATTTTAGGTAAAAAAGAAAAGCTTTTACCCAGGTATTTTGAGTTTACCCCTACCCAAGTAAAGGAGGCTTTAGCTAATGCCTTCAACCTAAAAAGGTTTACCGTTGAAGTTCCTCCTTTCGATTTTTCGGACAAACTTCCGGCAAGACCTCCGGTTCTTTGCCAGGGATGTCCTCACAGAGAAACTTATAAACTCATAAAAGAAGTTTTACAAGAGATGGGAATAGAGGAACGGACTATTTATCCTACAGACATAGGGTGTTATACCTTAGGGATTCAACCCCCATTAAACATGGCAGACTATTTGCTTTGCATGGGTTCGAGTGTGGGAACTCCTTGTGGTTTTGACGTAGCTACAGACCAAAGGGTGGTGGCTTTTATCGGAGATTCAACTTTCTTTCATGCAGGGCTTTCTCCTCTGGTCAACGCTAAGTTTAACAAACATAAATTTACGCTGGTGGTGCTTGATAACGACACCACCGCTATGACAGGACATCAACCTGTGCCTTCTCAAACGATAAAATCACCTATCATCCAGGACCATCCAACCATACCTATACAAAAAATAGTTGAGGCCCTTGATATCCCTTGTGTGGTAATAAACCCTTATAAAAAAGAAGAGGCTAAAGAACTTGTTCAGCCTTTACTTGAAAAACAGGAGCTTTCGGTAATCATCGCTAAAGCTCCTTGTATCTTATATAAAACTAAATCTCAAAAAGGGAGTTAG
- a CDS encoding indolepyruvate oxidoreductase subunit beta yields MKKIKGLVVGVGGQGIILFTRVLGEACLKADIPVIVSEVHGMAQRGGVVESSICLFGKSPYTSEGEADFIVAFEPAEALRFVKRAKKETKFVISKDPILPFAVKEGLATYPDLNSFFEEMTSYFSQVFLVPGEELAKEAGSVKALNMVMLGAATALEIFPLNREALVEAMLELLPEKLHQVNLKAFDLGFNYIKSIL; encoded by the coding sequence ATGAAAAAGATAAAAGGGTTAGTGGTAGGTGTAGGAGGACAGGGTATCATCCTTTTTACCAGAGTGTTAGGAGAGGCCTGCCTTAAGGCTGACATTCCTGTTATCGTTTCTGAAGTCCATGGGATGGCACAGAGAGGAGGTGTGGTAGAAAGCTCTATTTGCCTTTTTGGCAAAAGTCCTTACACCTCAGAAGGAGAAGCAGATTTTATAGTAGCCTTTGAACCTGCTGAAGCCTTAAGGTTTGTTAAAAGGGCTAAAAAAGAAACAAAGTTTGTGATAAGTAAAGACCCCATATTACCCTTTGCTGTAAAAGAGGGATTGGCTACCTATCCTGATCTGAACTCCTTTTTTGAAGAAATGACTTCTTACTTCAGTCAAGTCTTTTTGGTGCCTGGAGAAGAGTTAGCCAAGGAAGCAGGCTCTGTCAAAGCGCTAAATATGGTAATGTTAGGTGCAGCAACTGCTCTTGAGATATTTCCTTTAAACAGAGAGGCTCTTGTTGAGGCTATGCTTGAACTTTTACCTGAAAAACTTCATCAGGTAAACTTAAAGGCCTTTGATTTAGGGTTTAACTACATTAAGTCTATCCTTTAG
- a CDS encoding TrmH family RNA methyltransferase — protein sequence MKIISSRSNPTFKFLKALKEPKGRKEHQAFLVEGVSFVRELLDQERDKVLWVVLEKRSLTKLEPLLKKAEEAKIPILVLEETLFKELVASETPQGVLAVVKFPIFEDLPERLESTPCCVVVLEEIQDPSNVGAIIRTAAAVGVACVFYTRGTADPFSPKAVRASAGAVLNVPLIKVERFIELAENLKRRGFRLTATVVKGGEDLFSFSFPPKTALLFGNEAKGLSKEGMAASKYRLTIPIVGKVESLNVAVAAGIVLYQWLKDRLNVVKP from the coding sequence ATGAAAATTATCTCTTCAAGGTCCAACCCAACCTTTAAATTTCTTAAGGCTCTTAAAGAACCCAAAGGCAGGAAAGAACATCAGGCCTTTCTTGTAGAAGGAGTTTCTTTTGTTAGAGAACTTTTAGACCAGGAAAGAGACAAAGTACTCTGGGTGGTTCTAGAAAAGAGAAGTCTTACCAAACTTGAGCCTTTGCTCAAAAAGGCAGAAGAGGCAAAAATTCCGATCTTGGTCTTAGAAGAAACTCTTTTTAAAGAGTTGGTTGCCTCAGAGACCCCTCAAGGAGTTTTAGCGGTCGTTAAATTTCCTATTTTTGAGGACTTACCAGAGAGGTTAGAGAGTACCCCTTGTTGTGTGGTAGTGCTTGAAGAAATTCAGGATCCTTCTAATGTAGGGGCAATAATAAGGACGGCAGCAGCGGTTGGGGTGGCTTGTGTGTTTTATACCAGGGGTACGGCAGACCCTTTTTCTCCAAAGGCAGTTAGGGCAAGTGCTGGAGCTGTCCTAAATGTTCCTCTGATAAAGGTTGAAAGATTTATAGAACTTGCTGAGAACCTTAAAAGAAGAGGTTTTAGACTAACAGCTACGGTGGTTAAGGGAGGTGAGGACCTTTTTTCCTTTTCTTTTCCTCCTAAAACAGCCCTTTTGTTTGGAAACGAGGCCAAAGGTCTTTCTAAAGAGGGGATGGCAGCCTCAAAATACAGGCTAACCATCCCTATCGTAGGCAAAGTAGAATCTCTAAACGTAGCAGTAGCAGCAGGTATAGTCCTCTATCAATGGCTAAAGGATAGACTTAATGTAGTTAAACCCTAA
- the folE2 gene encoding GTP cyclohydrolase FolE2 — translation MKPELIDVQSLPPEEKIDIDKVGIKGFKHPVTVLDREKGLQHTVAELNLYVDLPSKFKGTHMSRFIEVINEFKGEIHVKNVIKLLKKLAQRLSAKSAHLEMFFPYFLQKKAPVTQISSLMEYQGILLASYSEGKKDLVIGAKVPVMTLCPCSKSISQFSAHNQRSLITVKVRFKEFIWLEELIEIAEASASSPVYSLLKRPDEKFVTEFAYENPRFVEDVVRGVAKRLWEHPEVKWFFVEVENFESIHAHNAYACIERTKRGS, via the coding sequence ATGAAACCAGAATTGATTGACGTTCAAAGTCTGCCACCTGAAGAGAAAATAGACATAGATAAAGTAGGTATCAAGGGATTTAAACATCCAGTAACAGTACTTGACAGAGAAAAGGGATTGCAACATACGGTAGCAGAGCTAAACCTTTATGTAGACCTCCCTTCTAAGTTCAAAGGTACTCATATGAGCCGGTTTATAGAGGTGATAAACGAGTTTAAAGGGGAGATTCACGTAAAAAACGTAATCAAACTTTTAAAAAAACTTGCTCAAAGACTTTCAGCCAAAAGTGCACACTTAGAGATGTTTTTTCCTTATTTTCTGCAAAAAAAGGCACCTGTTACCCAGATTTCTTCTCTGATGGAATACCAGGGAATTTTGTTGGCTTCCTATTCTGAGGGTAAAAAGGACCTGGTGATTGGGGCCAAGGTACCGGTGATGACCCTTTGCCCTTGTTCTAAATCTATCAGCCAGTTTTCAGCCCATAATCAAAGAAGCCTGATTACCGTTAAGGTACGGTTTAAGGAGTTTATCTGGCTGGAAGAGTTGATAGAGATTGCAGAAGCCTCTGCCTCAAGCCCGGTTTATTCCCTTTTGAAAAGACCAGACGAAAAGTTTGTTACTGAGTTTGCCTATGAAAACCCGCGTTTTGTAGAGGATGTAGTCAGAGGAGTAGCCAAACGGCTCTGGGAACATCCTGAGGTGAAATGGTTTTTCGTAGAGGTAGAAAACTTTGAGTCCATCCATGCCCACAACGCCTATGCCTGTATCGAAAGAACCAAAAGAGGTTCTTAA
- a CDS encoding dihydropteroate synthase translates to MKEKVVCVGESINVMSKTIGPAIKARDPEPIKRMAREQKELGADYLDLNIGPAKKDGKDLAVWIVSLVESEVDIPVSLDTTNEEAMAAGLKVSKNPQRFLMNSISAQKERMEKLIPLAAEAGCEVVALLWGDEGLPRDANERASLAVDLIMKLNEAGIPNEKIWVDPIITPITLGAEQIVEALNFLSMLQDLAPGAKSIVGLSNVSNGINPKLRPYLNRVLLMMLMKYDLYAAILNVYDRELVEIAKGLHPDWVNLVGRIMDGEEIDPKDLTPKEVEIYKTTQVLLGKTIFSEFWLEL, encoded by the coding sequence ATGAAGGAAAAAGTAGTTTGTGTAGGTGAAAGCATAAATGTGATGTCTAAAACCATAGGCCCGGCTATAAAGGCAAGAGACCCAGAACCAATAAAAAGGATGGCAAGAGAGCAAAAGGAGTTAGGAGCTGACTATTTAGACCTTAACATAGGACCAGCTAAAAAGGATGGGAAGGACCTTGCGGTTTGGATAGTAAGCTTGGTTGAGTCTGAGGTGGACATTCCTGTATCCTTAGATACTACTAATGAAGAAGCTATGGCTGCAGGACTTAAGGTTTCGAAAAACCCACAGAGGTTTTTGATGAATTCTATTTCTGCCCAAAAAGAAAGGATGGAAAAACTTATTCCTCTTGCGGCAGAGGCTGGATGTGAGGTTGTAGCTCTTTTATGGGGAGACGAAGGATTACCAAGAGATGCAAACGAAAGAGCCTCTTTAGCCGTAGACCTTATCATGAAACTCAACGAGGCAGGGATCCCTAATGAAAAAATCTGGGTAGACCCAATTATCACACCTATTACCTTAGGGGCAGAGCAAATAGTTGAGGCTTTAAATTTTCTTTCGATGCTTCAAGACCTTGCTCCAGGTGCCAAAAGCATCGTAGGACTTTCTAACGTTTCTAACGGAATTAACCCGAAACTAAGACCTTATCTTAACCGAGTGCTTCTTATGATGCTTATGAAGTATGATCTTTATGCAGCCATCCTTAATGTCTATGATAGAGAGCTGGTAGAGATAGCTAAAGGCTTACATCCAGATTGGGTAAACCTGGTAGGAAGGATTATGGATGGAGAAGAAATAGACCCTAAGGATTTAACCCCCAAGGAAGTGGAAATTTATAAAACTACCCAGGTGCTTCTTGGTAAAACCATCTTTTCGGAGTTTTGGTTAGAACTCTGA
- the acsC gene encoding acetyl-CoA decarbonylase/synthase complex subunit gamma: protein MALTGIQIMKLLPKKNCKECGFPTCLAFAMKVAAGQVEIDKCPYVDPKVKEEISEATAPPIRTVVIGTPEASYKLGGETVLFRHEKKFENPPLIGTYLKTSMEDEEVLRRIKAYQTLKWERVGNVLKPEIVCIKDEGDKERFISLVKKVREVLPEVAIVLASSDLSLIKNAIEVCTPSVPLVYPGQAEDLSSFVSLATEKKVPLVVSAVTLGELARLVEGLITQGLKDLVLDSGALHPKELFEDLVIIRRAAVKKRFKPFGFPVITFMDRYTEDLVEEYLLASIYVAKYASIILLSDLKPELLFPLLLERFNLYSDPQKPLVVDEGIYPINGPDEYSPVVVTCNFALTYFIVSGEIEGSRVPCWLLIKDTDGLSVLTAWAAGKFNADNIAEFVKKTGIAEKIKHRTLMIPGYVAIIKGELEEELGGWEVVIGPREANGLPVALRELAKRLKP, encoded by the coding sequence ATGGCACTCACCGGTATTCAAATCATGAAACTTCTTCCTAAGAAAAACTGTAAAGAATGTGGTTTCCCTACCTGTCTTGCCTTTGCGATGAAGGTAGCTGCAGGACAGGTAGAGATAGATAAGTGTCCTTACGTAGACCCTAAGGTTAAGGAAGAGATATCTGAGGCTACCGCTCCACCTATAAGAACGGTAGTGATAGGAACTCCAGAGGCTTCTTATAAGTTAGGAGGAGAAACCGTCCTTTTTAGACATGAAAAAAAGTTTGAAAACCCTCCACTTATCGGAACCTATCTAAAAACCTCGATGGAAGACGAAGAGGTTTTAAGAAGAATTAAAGCCTATCAAACCTTAAAGTGGGAACGGGTAGGCAATGTTCTAAAACCTGAAATAGTTTGCATCAAAGATGAAGGAGATAAGGAGAGGTTTATTAGTTTGGTAAAAAAAGTAAGGGAAGTCTTACCTGAGGTAGCGATAGTTTTAGCCTCTTCAGATTTGTCTTTAATTAAAAACGCTATAGAGGTGTGTACCCCTTCAGTTCCACTTGTTTATCCAGGACAAGCAGAGGATCTATCTTCTTTTGTCAGTTTGGCTACAGAAAAAAAGGTGCCTTTAGTAGTTTCTGCGGTGACTTTAGGGGAGTTGGCGCGGTTGGTTGAAGGTTTGATTACTCAAGGATTGAAAGATCTGGTGTTAGATAGCGGAGCCCTTCATCCAAAGGAGCTTTTTGAAGATTTAGTGATCATAAGACGAGCAGCTGTGAAAAAACGGTTTAAGCCCTTTGGTTTTCCAGTGATAACCTTTATGGATAGATATACAGAAGACCTGGTTGAAGAGTATCTTTTAGCCAGCATCTATGTAGCAAAATATGCAAGTATTATTTTGCTTTCAGACCTGAAGCCAGAGCTTTTGTTCCCCTTGTTATTGGAAAGGTTTAACCTTTATTCAGACCCACAAAAACCTTTGGTGGTAGACGAAGGGATTTATCCTATAAACGGGCCAGACGAATATTCTCCAGTAGTGGTGACTTGCAACTTTGCCTTGACATATTTTATCGTATCTGGGGAAATAGAAGGAAGTAGAGTTCCTTGCTGGCTTTTGATAAAGGATACAGATGGGCTCTCAGTTCTTACTGCCTGGGCTGCAGGTAAGTTTAACGCCGATAACATCGCAGAGTTTGTTAAAAAAACAGGTATTGCTGAAAAGATAAAACACAGAACATTGATGATACCAGGTTATGTGGCTATCATCAAGGGAGAGCTTGAGGAGGAGCTTGGAGGTTGGGAGGTAGTGATAGGGCCAAGAGAAGCAAACGGGCTTCCTGTAGCCCTAAGAGAATTGGCTAAAAGATTAAAGCCTTAA
- the acsB gene encoding acetyl-CoA decarbonylase/synthase complex subunit alpha/beta, translated as MSKIVCELGIKGSYLLFERALEEYEQAVKTFGKEKPIGFPNTAYFLPIIYAILGYPVKKLGDCGEVLEEIKKLLPKETSSEFFYWGKALDAGLVALFSEEIIEAIRYLKQPDFYCYSEDPGEGKLWLGAADDVVFRKRGVEFVDGTAPGFAAILGTPEDIESAINIIRDLQEKNLYVFLHGTGQGVSLAESLLQQGVQLGWSTRLVPFGPEVTSVAFAIGFACRVAMSFGGVKPGEGPKNLLYNKNRTFAFTLSFGAPSLEVAATALGVFNWGCPVITDVELPEIKVPGVCLYEHLVSKVPLDKMVDTALEVRGLKITSVKLDIPVAYAASFEGERVRKEDLYLECGGGRTLGVELLVSRPLDEIEDGKIEVFGPDIPDLKKFEEKGPPYRLPLAVVVEVAGANMQEDFEPIIERQFHYFINYAQGIMHVGQRNLMWLRISKQAVEKGFTFKHLGLILYAKIKEKFSAIVDKLQVKIYTQESEVKKILEQAKQVYRVRDERIAGLVDEKVDVFYSCTLCQSFAPSHVCVITPERVGMCGAYNWLDGKAGYEINPTGPNQPIPKGECLDPVLGYFSGVNEFVKEASRGKIEKVALYSIMKDPMTACGCFECIAAVLPEVNGIMVVNRDYTGLTPTGMKFSTMAGMVGGGVQTPGFLGVAKHYIVSPKFLMAEGGIKRLVWMPKSLKEELKDKLKIMAEKLGVPDLIEKIADETIANTEEEIKTWVERVNHPVLTLPPLM; from the coding sequence ATGTCTAAAATAGTCTGTGAGTTGGGTATAAAAGGTTCCTATTTACTTTTTGAGAGGGCGTTAGAGGAATATGAACAGGCGGTAAAAACCTTTGGTAAAGAAAAACCCATAGGTTTCCCGAATACTGCTTATTTTTTACCCATAATCTATGCTATCTTAGGTTATCCGGTTAAAAAACTGGGGGATTGTGGAGAGGTTTTAGAAGAAATAAAGAAGCTTTTACCTAAGGAGACTTCTTCTGAATTTTTTTACTGGGGCAAGGCCTTAGATGCAGGGTTGGTTGCGCTTTTTTCTGAAGAAATTATCGAGGCTATTAGATATCTAAAACAGCCGGACTTTTATTGTTATTCAGAAGACCCAGGGGAAGGGAAGCTTTGGCTTGGGGCGGCAGATGATGTTGTTTTTAGGAAAAGAGGGGTTGAGTTTGTAGATGGAACTGCTCCTGGTTTTGCGGCTATTCTTGGGACTCCTGAAGATATAGAAAGTGCAATCAACATAATAAGAGACCTTCAAGAAAAAAATCTGTATGTGTTTTTGCATGGAACAGGGCAAGGGGTGAGTTTGGCAGAAAGTCTTTTGCAACAAGGGGTTCAGCTTGGCTGGTCAACTCGACTGGTGCCCTTTGGCCCAGAGGTAACCTCAGTAGCCTTTGCCATTGGGTTTGCTTGTAGAGTGGCTATGTCTTTTGGAGGGGTAAAGCCAGGAGAAGGGCCAAAAAACCTTCTTTATAATAAAAACAGAACCTTTGCTTTTACGTTGTCCTTTGGTGCTCCTTCTTTAGAGGTTGCAGCAACCGCACTTGGGGTCTTTAACTGGGGATGTCCAGTGATAACCGATGTAGAACTTCCTGAAATAAAGGTGCCAGGGGTGTGTCTTTATGAACATCTTGTTTCTAAAGTGCCCCTTGATAAGATGGTTGACACAGCTTTAGAAGTAAGAGGGCTTAAGATTACCTCGGTTAAGCTTGACATTCCTGTAGCTTATGCCGCTTCTTTTGAGGGAGAAAGGGTTAGAAAGGAAGACCTCTATCTTGAATGTGGAGGAGGAAGGACCTTAGGGGTTGAGTTGCTGGTTTCAAGGCCTTTAGACGAAATAGAGGACGGAAAGATCGAAGTATTTGGTCCAGATATTCCAGACTTAAAAAAATTTGAAGAAAAAGGCCCTCCTTATAGATTGCCTTTAGCGGTGGTGGTTGAAGTAGCTGGGGCTAACATGCAAGAAGATTTTGAACCTATCATAGAGAGACAGTTTCACTATTTTATAAACTATGCCCAGGGGATTATGCATGTAGGCCAAAGAAATTTAATGTGGCTTAGGATATCTAAGCAAGCTGTGGAAAAAGGTTTTACGTTTAAACATTTAGGATTAATCCTATATGCCAAGATAAAAGAAAAGTTTAGTGCCATAGTAGATAAACTGCAGGTAAAAATCTACACCCAAGAATCTGAGGTTAAAAAGATTTTAGAACAGGCTAAGCAGGTTTATCGGGTTAGAGATGAAAGAATTGCTGGGTTGGTTGATGAAAAGGTGGATGTGTTTTATTCCTGTACGTTATGTCAGAGTTTTGCTCCATCTCATGTGTGTGTGATAACCCCTGAAAGGGTGGGTATGTGTGGGGCTTATAACTGGCTTGACGGAAAGGCGGGTTATGAGATCAATCCCACAGGTCCCAACCAACCTATTCCTAAAGGGGAATGTTTAGACCCGGTTCTTGGATATTTTTCAGGGGTAAACGAGTTTGTTAAAGAGGCTTCTCGTGGGAAAATAGAGAAAGTGGCGCTTTATAGTATTATGAAAGACCCTATGACTGCCTGTGGATGTTTTGAGTGCATTGCTGCGGTACTTCCCGAGGTGAACGGAATTATGGTAGTTAACCGGGATTATACAGGTCTTACCCCTACAGGTATGAAATTTTCTACCATGGCAGGTATGGTAGGTGGTGGGGTGCAAACACCAGGATTCTTAGGGGTAGCTAAACATTATATCGTATCTCCTAAGTTTTTGATGGCTGAAGGTGGAATAAAAAGGCTTGTGTGGATGCCTAAAAGTTTAAAAGAGGAACTCAAGGATAAACTAAAAATAATGGCAGAAAAGTTAGGAGTTCCTGATTTGATAGAAAAGATAGCAGACGAAACGATAGCTAACACAGAGGAAGAGATAAAAACTTGGGTAGAAAGGGTTAACCATCCTGTTTTAACCCTTCCTCCTCTGATGTGA